tactgctgtacatactgtattctccacatagctcatcctatatatctactgctgtacatactgcATTCTCCAcatagctcatcctatataactactgctgtacatactgtattctccacaaagctcatcctatataactactgctgtacatactgtattctccacatagctcatcctatataactactgctgtacatactgtattctccacaaagctcatcctatataactactgctgtacatactgtattctccacatagctcatcctatataactactgctgtacatactgtattctccacaaagctcatcctatataactactgctgtacatactgtattctccacatagctcatcctatataactattgctgtacatactgtattctccgCATAGCTGATCCTATTTAACTACTGctgtatgtaacggatgtgaaatggctagctagttagcgggtacgcactagtagcgtttcaatcagttacgtcacttgctctgaaacctagatgtagggttgccccttgctctgcaaggaccgcggcctttgtggagcgatgggtaacaatgcttcgtgggtgtcagttgttgatgtgtgcagagggtccctggttcgcgcccgtgtcggggcgaggggacggtttaaagttatactgttacatgtacatactgtattctccaCATAGCCCATCcagtataactactgctgtacatactgtattctccaCATAGctaatcctatataactactgctgtacatactgtattctccaaaagctcatcctatataactactgctgtacatactgtattctccaCATAGCCCAtcctatataaatactgctgtacatactgtattctccacatagctcatcctatataactactgctgtagaTACTGTATTCTCCACaaagctcatcctatataactactgctgtacatgcTTTTTTCCTACTTCTATATTGTCCATACTGTCTGTGCGCACAACATATTTATATTCTGTACGCTGACATTACTcgtatttctttttttttcttagtATTTTTTTCTCCAGGGATTATTTGTGTAATAGTATTGTACTGTTAGAcatttactgcactgctggagctggaaacacaagcattttgctgcatctgctttaacatctgctaaattttGATTTgagtggagagagatgagggtaAAAACCAACCAATCATGGTTGAACCCAGTGGGAAATACAACAGTGTTGATCCAATGAGGTGTACTGGGGgttgtctctgtatgtatactgCTTGTGTCTGTGCGTTCATGAATGGCCAGGCACTTAGCTAGGTATCACGTGTCACCAACTTGTGGAAATATCATATACTATCATATACTTTACTGTAGCCTCCACTGAAAGAATAGAGTTATGTATCGTAAAGCTCAACTTGGAGGTGCCTTCTTGACAGTGACTTGCtgaattaaataaaggtttaattttCATAAAAGTTTCATGCAACAGAATTAACCGGAATCCAACGATGGCTAAGATGATTGTTGAGACAGAATCTGTGTTTGTGTGGTTTGAACTAGACATAAGTAAGAGTTATTATGTATCCTATTGTCTGCTGATTTAGTGAACCGTTCAATGAATAAAACCATGTTTTAACTCTTTAGTCTGTCTCACTTCTTCTGTCTTTATAGGTTAAAGTGTGGTTCCAGAACCGTCGCACCAAGCAGAAGAAGGACACGACCAAGGACTCTGACAAGCGCTCCTCCTCCACCTCGGAGTCACTGGCCACCTGTAACATTTTGCGTCTCCTCGAACAGGGCCGCCTCCTCTCCGCCCCGCCCCCCAATCCCCCAATGGGCCACCACCCAGGAAATGGCTCCCTATTGGTCAGCTCCGGAGGGGGCTCCTCCTCGCCAGGGGTGAGTAGAAGCACGCCACCAGGAAATGGCGTTCTTGGCATGGGTGGAACTTTCGGGCTGTCACTGCCCTCCCTGGGAGGGACTTCGCCACGTCTGGGCATGCCGCCGCCGCACTCACTGTGCTTCTCAATGCCGCTGCTAGGGGGCGCTCATCATGAACTGGCGTCTGGGTACGGGTGCGGGTCCTCGGCATTCGAGCCATACATGCGGCTGGACAGGATCTCCAAGGATGGAGATCTAAGTGGGAAGAAGAGAGTTTCCTAAAAAGCGGCCATTAagccacccccctcccctcctgccTCTGGTCTCCCACCTATCCACCCACCAACATTGCTGTCCGTCATTGGTTGGCTCATCAACATCATTGTTCAGCTACTGCCTGCCacggtggggggggtggggggtgggggggggtgttacgGAACAGGACCATGTGGTGTGACAGACAGGGGTGATGATGATGCCCGTCACACACAAAAACTTTGCTTGTGAATTATTTGGGAGaaatgaaatgtgtgtgtgattCATACGGAGAACAGATCTTTTTTCTTAACGCTTCTCCTCCTTTGTTCACTTTGTCCAGTCAGTGCGTTTGTGTGATCgttctcttctttctttcttcatTCATTTTCTTTCTGTTCCATAATGTTTTTTAAAAGCCTGACATTGTAGAACAGGCCCTGACTGAGTCAGTGTAAGTGAATAAGTGTGATGTCGTCTGTAGATTACATTACAATACAAAGGAGTGCAACCAGTTACCCCTTTAACATATTACATACCTTCCAGCAAAATGACCAGGTTTCCCATCTTGTGGCAGTTTTCTGCCAGAGCGTTCCAAGTAAAATAATCATACGCGCAGTTTCTAATGTTAATTTGCACTGTATAGTGTCCAACACTGATTCCTGTAAATTCTGTATTTGGTTGGTTGtgtgtgtatttaaaaaaatgtggacAAGCAATATGTGAACTGAAGCTAGTCCTAGGTCAAATCCATGCTATGAAGAAGAAAAAGCAGTTGAGAAAAGGTACTGGGGGTTACAGTATGGCCTTGCCAAAGTAACGGGTTAGCAATAGCGCCGTTAGCTTGGCCTCTGCTCTGCGCTACGTCGTCACGTCGTCATGTCGTCCAATCAACCGGAGTAAATCGAGATCAACCTGAGGagcttgacctctgacctctaaccccctgACCTTTTATCCACTCCCATGAGATTAACTCTTGATGTGTAATTCACCGGTGACAGTATCACTCCGTATGCTTTACCATTGGCTACAGAGACTACTCTCTGGTTTAAAGCCACCCACCCGCAGGTTGCCACAACGACCCCCGGTTTAGATAATCTCTGAATGTTTGCAAACAAAAAGGGCTCATCATCGTTGGGGGGCGGGGGGTGATTTTGTTTTAGTGTACATAAAAAGCGACCCATCTGTCCCGTACATATCCCACCACAGCCCTGTGCTTGGTCTGGCCAAACACTCCTTATCCCAAATCTTGTGTTTGAATGTTGTTCACGTAGGtttggtgcacacacacacacagacacacagacacacacacagacagaattcCTAACCGGTTCATATCAATCCTTATCTCATGGAAGTCTGTGTGTGATGTTCTGATGGGTCAACAGACACTGTAGGATGCAGTAGGCATTATCTCTTTTAAACTGGTTTCTTCTCTcaagtcaaaagctttttttatGTATATGTTTTCTCAGTTTGGTACTTTCAATGGCTTCTTTTTAACCTTTCCCTTTTTATTATTTAACAATTATATTTGCCTATTCCTTCCTTGACCCTCTCACGCGCTCAAGACTCGCCCATTTACTTTGATCTAAAGCACTTTATGTTCCTTGAAGATTTGTATATGATCTCCCATCTCCCTCTTTTTTAATATAGTTTGTTGTCATGTGCTAGACCGTGAAAGTTCTTTGAGATCTTGAGGTATCAGATATTCACAGGTTGTATCACCTATAGGTACAGTTCTAAACGCAGTGTATGCAGACTATCTATTAAGAAGACAGGTTAAGGGTTAGTCAGCGATTCTGGATTCAGTTCAGATTATTTTCTCAAAGAGACTCGAGGCTCCAAACCCTGGTCACTGTAATTCGACCTCAGTTTGTCAATGTTAACTAGAGTTATGTCCGCTGGGTTTTTTGACAACTTTCTATTTCTCACCTCTAGCTTGGGGGTTTTCCTATTCGTCGGgacatggattctacaaggtgtcgaaagcgttccacaggaattctggcccatgttgactccaatgcttcccacagttgtgttaagttggctggatgttctttgggtggtggaccattcttgatacacatgggaaactgttgagcatgaaaaacccagcagcactgcagttcttgacacaaaccggtgcacctggcacctactaccataccccgcacAAAGGGCAGTcatatattttgtcttgcccattcaccctctgaatggcacacacacacacaagccatgtctcaattgtctcattgcttaaaaatccttctttaacttgtcgcctccccttcatctacactgattgaagtgtatttaacaagtgacattaataagggttcatagctttcacctggattcacctggtcagtctatgacatggaaagagcaggtgttcttaatgttttgtacactcagtgtatatggatCATATTTTGGGCCCCTTATTTCTTGCTCTCGTGAAGGTCCTGGTTTGCTACGTGATGACATCAATACAAAATGGCCGACCTTATCGCCGACCTTCACAAATAATTGCCAAGGTCATCTACCTAAATTGATCCAAAGCTTGAAAAAATCCCCTTCTGTGAAAAAAGTGTTTGGAAAAAATGATTCTGATAGTAAAACAACAGATTTGCTCTACTATGGTGTCTCTCTGACCTTCTGACCTTTCTCTGCCAGTCTCACCTTCACGTTGTCGTAGTGAAGCGCCGCTGTGGGTCTTGTAGTCATGGAAacctctctgtttgtgtgttgttgctgtagtTCTACCGGGGCTGTTGTTGAACATCATGTTATTTTCAATAAGCAGCATCCATAATTCACACCGTCCTCCATCAAATATtgaagggagaggcagagaggcagagaggcagagaggcagagaggcagagaggcagagaggcagagaggcagagaggcagagaggcagggagggaggtagggagatagacagggaggggggcagagagggagggagatagacagGCAGCCAGAAAAGCAGGTAGGCAGGAAGAAACTTACCTAGCTTCCTACTTCTACTTCACTtccttttttgtcttatttcatctttctttttttttggtCCAGAACTCTTTGCTTCTCCCCTGCCGCTTTGTCAAGGGCATTCTCTTCTCACactgtatttattttaatttttaacgCTATTCCTTGAAAACAATTATTTCCTACTATAAAGTCAGTGGTATTTTTTGGTCAGTTCTCAGTATCTGTGTCAAACTCAGATATTCACCCAGCTTCAATCCC
Above is a genomic segment from Salvelinus fontinalis isolate EN_2023a chromosome 36, ASM2944872v1, whole genome shotgun sequence containing:
- the LOC129835347 gene encoding ventral anterior homeobox 2-like, with translation MFDQATTMGDGIAEDRNHNHHHRGSNSLYGNRMDKCHTELGSRSPVQSTTDTAGTSASTPTSSSEDGHDKLDPVDPDYCQRILVRDAKGTIREIVLPKGLDLDRPKRTRTSFTAEQLYRLELEFQRCQYVVGRERTELARQLNLSETQVKVWFQNRRTKQKKDTTKDSDKRSSSTSESLATCNILRLLEQGRLLSAPPPNPPMGHHPGNGSLLVSSGGGSSSPGVSRSTPPGNGVLGMGGTFGLSLPSLGGTSPRLGMPPPHSLCFSMPLLGGAHHELASGYGCGSSAFEPYMRLDRISKDGDLSGKKRVS